TGGTCACCGCAGTCACACaatataaccaaatcctttcaTATTTTATACATGCATACTACTATACATGTACCCACAGTAAACAACTTTTCTCTACAATGTTTACAAGAGAGTTTACAAAAGGTATCAATGGAACTGTAGGTGAGGAGTACACACTGACACATAAGTATAACAAGTTTTCTATCCCGGGCCTTACGGCCCTCTATAATCTATGACTGGGGTAACTTCATGAATTCCAACTTTTGATGAGCTGTAACTCCTAAACTGTTTAATGAAACTTGTGTTGAACCAGGGCATGGTGTTATTAGTGGTAGTTTCTAGCTACTCTGGTTGTTATGGCAACACAGTTTGATTTCAGTAGTGTAGCACAATTCTGTTAGAAAAAAAATCAGTTCTATGTCTAACCTTTGCTATAGCCGAGGTACATGCAGTCACATGTGACCGAGGGCTTGTTTTGTATGTTTAACAGTTTATCTGATGGGTTCATGTTAAAACTGTTTTTCCACCACGTATTATCAGAATCATCCCTCCAAACTCTCTTTTTTCACTTTTCTTTACTAAGCTAGATGATATAAATGCTCCCTATATGATACATACTTCTTGTTTTGCAGACTTTGCGGTAATGTCATTTTATGACAGAAGTGTTAATTATTTCCTTTGATCAACACATCTCTTTACTGATAATGATGATAACCCATCTATTTCTTTACAATGCAAATGCTATTTGTAGAAAAAATTTGGGCATTTTGTTCAAAGGTTGTATGATCCATCCACCAGATTGTTGACCAACTAATGGTTTACATGATACTTTTCTCTAGAGGATAGTACATGTCTTATAGGGTTCAAGATCTCATGCAGGCATATATATATCCAATGAAAATCTCTCCCTCCTAAAGTTAAAAAATCAACAGCATATCCTGTGTTACTTGACTGCTATcatgtgttgtattagaataaaaaataaatagtATAATTAAACACATACAGATTAATGGTGTAATGATATACCATTAATGGATTATTtaaaggggtttctgaaagtgtTACAATGTTATGCAATAAGGTATAAAAAACAATGAGGGTTGGAGACAAGTCACTCACCAGCTCTGAGATTCAGTTTTAGCCAGTAATCAAATGTGAACTACATGTGTATTGCTGAAATATACTTTTTGCTCTGCTGAATAGAGTCAACACGGCAGTAGCATAACTACTGGAGCTTCTACTGAGCTTTTAAATtcaaaacctcagaaacccaGCTACTACAAGACACAAGTTTTgcccttttttttttgctaaggAAGGCAATACATCTTAGAATTTTGCAAAAGGCTAAAATATTTTCTAGTACTTGTGGTAGTATCTGTTAAATACCATGTGTGTAACTATGTAGCTGCCATCTCTTTGTTTAGTGGATGTGCTTGGGATACTATTTCCTTGCTTTTTTTACCGACATCATGCCCAGAAGTTATCTGAAAGGAGTTTTCCAAGACATTGTTGATTTTGCCTTCACTGCATTGATATTCCCAATGTCGTTGGTGAGTATGGCTTACATTGTGTACCGGTTTGTGTTCACTATTAGTCACAGTTTGTAGCAGTTGCATTCTGGGGTGTGTATGCAGTGGATCGTGAAGGGATTTACCCGTTAATCCTAGACAGTTTGCTACCTTCTTTACTCAACCATGTCTGGGTATGTGATTATGTCAGTGATGCCATGATAAGGTGTACTATGTGTTTCCTCCAGCATAGTTTTATAGTTGTGTGTGTCATTCTGGAGATGTTGTTAGTATTTCACCCCTACCCAACCGCCCTGAGGGCTATCATAAGTATGTTTGTGATCAATATCATATACTCAATCATGTAAGTGTTACTTGTACACACCAGACGTGTTGTTACATCTCATGTCATGATAGGGTAGTGTATTTGAGACAAGCAACTGGCAAGTGGGCATATTCATTCCTACATAGTTTCCCTCCACCATTAGTACCAGTGTTCTTTGCTTCGTCTTATGTAACGACGATAATTTTCTACTATATTGGGAAGACACTAGCATACTTGAGATGGGGAGGTGAAAAATATTTGTTACATGGTTTCTTGTTTATTTGTTGTATACTTTACAGACCGTATCACTGCTAACATCAAGGGTGAAGTGAAACAGGACTAACTCTGTGTGTtcgtgtgcatgtttgtgtgtgtgtgtgtttaaagTTGACATGACTAAAACAACTATTGCTTCTGACTGCAGCACTAAAGATAGTGAAACAGTCACCTCTTTAACAAAGACCATGTTGTTATATTAGTGGCCATATCAAGTGGtcccaaacacacacacaacaaaaaatTGTAAAACATAAGTCGGACTCTTGAGTTGGATTAGATTTTTACTAGGTTGTGTTGCATTATGAAAAGATCCATGGAGTAACTTTGGGGCAATTTTCGATGTGCAAAGGTAGCCATGAGGTTTCTCATTGGCGTATGTCTATGTCTGTGAGCTAATTTTACTGTAGACAATGATTTTCTGAAAGAAATAAGGGCGTACGCCTGGTCTAAGCGCATGCGTTTAAAATAGACATGGAGCAGGGGACCGTGGCTAGTGGGAAAAGGTTGTTTACTGGAACGTTGTTACTACACCTTGTCTTGTTCATGTACTGGGTGTATGTGCACGTGCACGAGTCGTCCCTGATATCGCAAGTCGAAGACACAGTGGGATCTCATGTATTTCCAAAATTTTTAGAATTCCCTGGACGATGGAGATTTATGACATTTGTAAACATGGTGAGCCATTGCCATTTGTGTGCATTCACTTGGTGTGCGCGTTGAAGATGTAATACCGGATAGGTTGAAGTATCACGTGATTAGCTCTCAGAGGTGCGTACCATACcctgtatttgtattttaaggataaaggcttatgcctgtcctctgtcaaagtggtcaaactcgaaaaataagccttgacccttgacttacgCCAAATCCGTGCTTGACTCTTGaccatttattattttttttgtagatttttgtaaaattatggcTGTGTTCAAATTACACTTCACAAATAGTCTCATGTAGCTAGACCCATCTAATGCACAGGTCGATTAGAGATTACAAGCGCCCGCGCTGGAAGGCTTCCATGCgtaggcacttataatctctaattgataagcgaCCTGCGCATTAGATAAGCTAGATTACTTTTACAAACAAACTTGTCTTTTGACCTActgcaaatttcttgcttgGCTTGACTTTCGTTTTGACTGAGGAcaaagatcagagtacaggatatGTTGGAGTGTCATCATCCCCTTGTATATATACTCATCCGGATTATCTTGATTTAATTGTCAGCAGAAGGCAATATATGTCTGTGTGATCATAGATTAGGCCAATATAGTAATACCCTTGTTCCCTTAAGGAGGGTAGGTGATTATAGTCTTgtacccagaccgctttttttcccttttgtatttgggataaaggtttttttttgtttttttttccacccaaatacaaaagggAAAAAAGTGGTCTTGGTATAAGACTAAGGTGGTTATTGGTAAAGCCTTCAAAATAACAGTTTTGTATCCATCCTACTTTGACTTTGTTCTTTGTGGTCCCATGTGACCAAGGAATCGTACTTATCATTTAACACTTCATCTCATttgatggtttcaaaaaaaaTGTTGCCAGGTAACAACAGACTAGATGTTTCAAACAATTCTGTAATGTAACAGGTGAC
The nucleotide sequence above comes from Dysidea avara chromosome 3, odDysAvar1.4, whole genome shotgun sequence. Encoded proteins:
- the LOC136250025 gene encoding androgen-dependent TFPI-regulating protein-like, with the protein product MDKGRDEHRSQEEDEDEDEYTDEHTITFKERKSKYGRRTQVEVLLGFVVHLLMLFYWVFVHVYDASVVKSLSEDARRVAFPTHDQFLGRWRFLTYINMWMCLGYYFLAFFTDIMPRSYLKGVFQDIVDFAFTALIFPMSLFVAVAFWGVYAVDREGIYPLILDSLLPSLLNHVWHSFIVVCVILEMLLVFHPYPTALRAIISMFVINIIYSIMVVYLRQATGKWAYSFLHSFPPPLVPVFFASSYVTTIIFYYIGKTLAYLRWGDRITANIKGEVKQD